The genomic region AAGGAGGGAGGTGTGGTCGTTCTGTCATTCTCTTGATGGGGATCTCTTTCTGCATGCAGTAGTCTTGACTCTTGCGCTCAGAAGAACATGGACAATGCCCCTGCCCCAGTTGCCCACTTTTTATCCAGCTTATAATTAATTTGagtcaaaattcaaactatGATTTGAAATGCCTCTTAGAATTTGTTTTTTACACTCACTATTTTaagaaataattttattaacattttatcCCTAAGGTTCTGTTAGAAAAGTAAATACTATAAATAAGGCCAATTTTATTGTTTAACTTCTTAAATTACTGTTGATTTTCGTTATAATTGCATTCAGAATAATGCTTAGCTCATTTAACATCGAGAgacataattttatatttataatgaaAACTGTTCGAGTTACATCTCTAAATTCCAAATTTCAATTTGAGTCAAccaaattttctatgattcttcaCTACATATGGTATTTTGCAACCAAATTTTTTGTGATTGATTACTTTTAAGTTTCGCGGGATGGGAACCTTGCTGCTCATGCAGTGGCGGCGCATGTTGCTGGCCTCGTTGGTTCCTTCTTGTGGAATTATTTAGAACCTGagtttttgtttaatatattAACTGAGAATGTAAACGTTTTTATTcaattatgattttaataaattctacctttggaagaaggaaaaaaattgacaatttacaaataaagatacaagttatagcgttagttgatttttttttaattgatttgacTTCCTAATCATTACTGTTGCTGAATGAAGAACTTGTCTGTAAGTAATGAAATATTATATGTTTGTAAATTTGTGATCAATTATTGCTGCCCCGTTCCATGATTTATAGGTTTTTTATATTTGAGTATTTGGCTTTTAGGTCACCAGGTCGTGCACTGTAAGTTCATAAACCAAAATTCTACGGTTCTATTCTACATTAGTTGTTTTTTCCTTTCACAAATTCATATCTTTAtttcataattaattttgtttataagTAGAATTCTTATATGCTACAAGAATGTTTATTCTTTGAATCCATAATTTTGGTTATATGGTCCAACCTGATCgtattatttgttattttgtcatataaatttatctttgtatttttaataaattacttTAAAGAATACCAatctagatatatatatatatatatatatatatatatatatatatatatttaccggcctgaaataaaaaatagtttctttaCAATAGGTAAAAGAAATATGGGTACACTCTTTGACAATGAGCAGCGCCGATTTCGAAGAGGAACTAACAACGAACCAACTAGTGTCCATACCAACATGAATTTTGTGCGCAACACATCATCAAATATGCAAATTCCAACAAAGTAAAATACTCGTCACAAAGAAAGACTCACAAATAACATCACTAAAAAAGTACACAAATGCAAATGCGATATGGCTATCACTTATAATCTCGTGTATAGTGTCTAAAAAATGAAACTGCTAAATAAAGACACGTCCTAAAAAAGTACACAAATACGAATGCGATCTCGCTATCAGTTTTGTTTCACTCGTTACAAACTGTCCTTGACACGCCTCGAGTGTATTGGCTGATTGAGGGAGACTAGTGGGTAATTATCAATCTTGTTCTATGGTGCAAattttgtgtgattttggtTAATTATAAGTGGAATACAGGGATAATGGGATGGGGGCCGGAAGGGTGTGCAAAAGCCATAACAATTTGATATTGTAATCTTCAAGTTATTGAACCTAATAAGCTCAACGTATGATTCCCATCGACCGCACATTAAAATTGACAGAGGACACCAAACAACAAAAAGGACCTTCAAATCATTGCCAGATATCCAAAAACCCACCTTATTTCTTGATACACGTGAATATCatccaaacccaaaaaaatgcaTTCCGGTCAGCCCTATAAAATCTCGAATGCCCAATCGGAAATCGACACGTCACCAGATAAGAAAAGGGTTTTTCCATAAAATCTCAAGTCACTTTGCAGGTGGTATGGGTGGCATACAAAGAATCATCCAAACAAGACATCCACGCTTGTCCCGTGGTTAGATTTGATGAGATTGAGAATATTTGGGCTAATCTTAGAATTGGCTAGtcataataatataattcaaattcatctttgagaataatcaaatttaaaacttcttacttacaaaaaagaatatcattagaccgtagtactaagagGTATCCATCAATGtaacttttattatttgtttgcatAAATAATGTGAGCTTAGAATCTTGACCATGATCTCACTCATTTAACGCTAGTTGAGTTAGAGAgctaatttatattttcaacCTCTCATAtgcttttcaatttatttattttttattaaatgaaataaattaaatgaaaacaacatacataattaaataaaagtgtgtaggaaaaaagaaaaaaaagaagaagtgtCTTTATCATATCATTCTCCTTGAGTTATACTTACACATACTTCATCAGAACAATTTTGTTCCATGCCTTTAGCTAATGTTTTTCTCTATAGGTTACAATCATAACACAATGAGACATTACGGACCACTTTAATAACTACTTCGTTAGTTTTTACGTTTGTTAGAATTAAAAGGAAATACGAGGAAGAAATGAGGATGAATAAGGATAGAGGAAGGATGATGGGAGGATATAGACCAAATGCAATTGGTATCGTATACTACAtgaaaatcaaaaacaaaaaaatgaaaacaatttctagtattttgttttcacttttgtATGTTCATTTCATGTACATTTATCCTTCTCTCTTCAAGTTTTTGATTCACCCATCATTCCATCTACTTTCTTtctagagtaaattgtagcaataatccctcaactttaactaaattgaagcaatggtctctcaactaaaaatcaattgtcattggtccctcaactcatcaaaacgtgcaactatgatcattttcgtcaattttgttagaaattttgtcaaaatgagtgacGTGCCATGCACATGAGGTTGAATTAAgaggcaaatatgaaaaatcaaataagaaaaaaattacatcaatggtccctcaactttaatctaacTGGAGAAAttaatggtctctcaactttaacccagttggagcaatggtcattccaacataattcATTTTAACAGAATTCTGACAGAGTTGACGAAGGGGAATAtggctacacgttttgatgaggtgagggaccaatggtaatagatttttagttgaaggaccattgctctaatttggttaaagttgatggaccattgctataatttagggaactttaacgaaaactgatattgttcactttaacaaaaaaaccacatttttatactaaaaaatcaattttggtactattcactttactctttattttatctttatcgttaaaacgcaaagttttcaaattatttttattagttttccttactCTGCTTTCTATATAATTGAAgactgaaaaatgaaaacaaatttgtTATCGAACACATCATAGATATGATGTTTTCTTTTATGAATATTAGATTTGGTGTTTGTgggtgctttttttttttttttttgttttgttttaatcaGCTTCAGAAAATCTTTTTAAGTTGTTCAATGATTGGGTTGTTGTTgctctattattattatttaatcatGTATAGAAATTGTGATAATTGGGCAAACTTTTAATCAAAAAATAAAGCTGTGGTTGCATGTGATCCATCTCATATAAACACAAGTTGAGTGGGAAGACTCCAAATAAATTCAATTCTTATGTTTCTCATTTGAATTAAAGGAATTCCTACCAAGCCgtagaaacaaaagaagaaaaaaaaaaaaaatcataaatacaaattgtaattatgcattattagaattaagcaattttttttttccccaaaaactaactaaaataataaatgttacataattttttttttctttaggtaAAACGATATCTTTATTGAAATTAACCCTTAAGAGGCCAAATTATGGACAAATACAGCCCTAATGAAATCTGAGGGTTCCTCGAACCATACTTTTGAGTCATAACTATGTAAATTGGACTTAGATAAACAGTGAGCTACTCCGTTACAACTATGAGGAATATACAAAATCGTATACCCTGAGACTGAGACATCCAATCCTAGACATCCTTAGCTATAAATCCAAGACTCGAGAGATCCCCAAGGTATTTCATCTGTAACCATTTGAACAAAGTATTTTGTTTTACCCAAACCACTTGAACAAAGTTAAGGTCAGAAGAAATTAAGTTTCATCTatgaatttatttaattatcgaaataaaaaagttatgataaaatcaaaacaaattgtattttatcttttagaaaataaaagaagcaTGAATTTAATTCACGTGAAAGTAGAAAGATAAAAGGGAACATTTTTTCTCACCATCTTAAACTTTGATGTATGTTTACCATACACCTAATCATTTTTCGATTGTCGTTTTACTTAACATTGGTTAACTTTTTtcataatataaaaagtaacatttaatataaaatttaactGAAGTTAAATAAATAACACATAATAAATAATTAGATTAGAAATATAATGAACGTACACTCTAAATATGGTTGCGAGCAAAATGCACTCAAGATAAAATGATTGAAACGGTAAAATGGTAGCGagaaaattagaaggaaaaaaaggcagtaaaaaagaaaaagggtccCACAGCCAGAACTGCTGAAGCTGAGCATTGTCTCTTCCTGTGTCTCATCTCCATCACTCATACATGGGCAATTCCCCGTCTCACAGTGCCCCTCTGGCCTCTTTActctttagagagagagagagaagaggagagagcgACATAGAATCTGTCTCTTCATATGCTTGTGCTATATTTACAGGCCTCCCAACGGTTCTTTACTTCTTTTTATTTGGTCCGCCTCGTCACCTACTCTCCAAAATCTCcacctcttctctctctctctctctctctctctctctctctcccctcaatCTTTCTGTTTTTGGTGCTGAATTTCCACAGCATATACAGTATTCGATTTTCTTTATTGGGTAACTATCCTCTCTGGGATATTTCCATTCCTTTTCTCCATCTGCCAAGACCCAGTTACTATTTCCCTTGATAGATTAGTCACTTgggttttcttctctctctaggGTTTTGGGACACTTTTTTATCAAGGGAAAATAGAAACATACTATGAACTTTTTGGGGTTTCGTTTCTTGGGTTTTTCTGAAACAACTTTCAACATTTTTCCCatcaaattttaattccttTGCTCCAATTTTGCAactccagaaaaaaaaaaacccgttTCTCAggtgttctttcttttttaatcaCACAAAAACTGCTTGGCCTTTTCCCACttttcatttcaaaaaaaaaaaaaaaaaaaaccatttcttctacttttagggtttagggttttgtacCTTTTCAAGTTCCTCTCTGTCCTTTTAAAGCAAGGATTTTAGCAACTTGAATTTCAACAATTCCATGACTTCATCTCACCTGTTGTGTATGCTCTTCAATTCAACAGCCTGAGTTTTGTGTTTCTAAATTCTCTGTCTTCGCCTTTGGTTCCTCGGAATCATCAAAAGATGTCTTCGTGTCTAAGAGGCGGCGGAAGAACCTATGCCTTCGAGCTTGACATAGTCAAATCGCCGTCCACATCAACCTTCACCTCCACCTCTTCTCCGTCCTCAACTCTCTCGGAATCCAGCAACTCCGGCCTCGCAATCTCGACGAGAAAACCTCGTACCCCTCGAAAACGGCCAAACCAAACATACAACGAAGCCGCCGCATTGCTCTCCACAGCGTACCCCAACATCTTCTCTTCCAAGAACTTCACAAATCCCAGAAAATTCACTAAACCCCACGACTCTTTCTTCGACCAAACCCCAGAATTGCTCCTGCCCTTCAGAGTCATCGAAGCCGAAAATGCCGGGTTCTTGCTCCACCTCCCAATCCGGGAAAAACCCAGTTGCCAATTCGAGCCCAAGTCCCTGAATTCGTTCGAGAAGCCGTGCCGGAGTCCCGGGGAATTCGATTCCCAGCCGAATTGCAATTCCGATTCCATGGAGTTGTGCGACGTGTACAATTTTCAAGAGGAAGACTTCGATGCGGAGTCGATTCTCGACGAGGAAATTGAAGAGGGGATTGATAGCATCATGGGAAGTATGAGTGTGAACATGGACTTGGAGGATGAGTCTAAAAATGGAGGTGCGCAAATGAATAATTCGAATCCGAACTGGAATTCCTGTTATGGGTACCCAATGGGGCTCGGATTTGGCGGGAAATTCGAATTCGGGTTCGGGTCGAGAAGAGGAGTGAAGCCGTTGAGGCACGTCGATAATGGGAACTGGTGGAGTTTTCCCACCGTCGATGTTCTCGAAATCTCGCCCAGATTCAACAAATCTCAGTCGTGTTCCGCCCCGGCTCCAGCCGCGGCCACAGccgggaagaagaagaagaagaaggtggagaAGCTGTCGGTGTTGGAAACGAGAACCGCAGCGGAATTGCCGAAGGAGGCGAATCCGATTCCGAAGCCCCCGGCAGAGGAGGAGCCCGGGCTGATGCTAAAACTGGACTACGACGACGTTTTGAATGCTTGGTCGGACAAAGCGTCGCCGTTTTCGGAGGAAATGCCGGGATCTGATGCAGCGGCGGGTAATGATGTCTCTGTACGTTTCTCATCTCCTGCCAGGGAATCGAATACCGGGAAAACTTAAACGTGTTCAAAGTCCGGagcttgaaaaataaaatataaaaaaaaaatcagttccCCTGTCAGTCTATTAAAGTCGGTGTGCAATTTCTTTTGGGCgttaatttattttctgttaCCATTTTTGgtttgatatttttttgttcattttttgcCCGTTCCgtttttaagtatttgtttttacttcatttattttttcttaatgtaCATGATAtcgttattaaaaaaaataatatctcAACTTCATTATCTTTAAAACTTCACTTACAAAAATTTTGGGAGAACAGTTGTTAAAATTATTCTTCTGACTAATATTGTCTTACGTGATACTGTAATTGTAATGAATCGTATAATTGCATTcactaaaaaaaattctgaaTCCTGACTTAACAATTTTTAAGCTCAAATGACAGAGAAGTCACTTGTATTTTTGCCAATCCGATCGCTTTGCCGTAAGTGCCAAAGTATTTATTAGTCTAAAACAAagcataaatttaatttttaatttacaattcattacttttttttaatcttttgggTCAAAATCAAAGtattttttgtggtttttctttttggacacaatcataaatatttattattttattgaaggCGGTATTGGTTATTTTCTGGGTCCATAATCTATTGGGAATTCAAGAATGTACAATAGAATGACAGAATTGTCCTTGTATTTTTGTCTATAACTTATTATTTTGTTGATCATTGGGTTTGTTTTGGGCAGGCCAGGTTAGCGCATATTGATTTATTCTCGGATGTCGGAGGACTGAGGGAGGCTAGCGTGTTGCGCTACAAGGAGAAACGTCGTACCCGCCTCTTCTCTAAAAAGATCAGATACCAAGTCAGAAAAGCCAATGCCGATCGACGACCTAGAATGAAGGTacattttttcttctaaaacattctaaaacatttttttttttttttttctctacaagtaataataatatatactaATTTATCTAGACGATGTGGAAAGAGATTTGAATGTGGGTGCAAATGGTGAAGCACACTAATATAGTAAATTTAGCACCGAATTGATGAATTTGAGTCCAAAataaacgaaaaagaaaaataaagatgtCATGATTCTTACATTACAACATGTTTCTCATGATTAGTATTTatgttttcttctcttttttacCCTCCCAAACCTTCTCTCCATTCTCTCATTCTTGTTAGTAAAAACTTACTTGACAAGTAACTAAAGATCAATGTACACACCATCTTATTAACAAATAGAAGTTCAATTGAGAAACAAATTAGATCGGCCAGACAGAATAACAAAAACTTATTTTGATACAAGTGAGATATTCTATTGTAATTTAATTCGAACTGCGGGGAGAAAGATTTTAACTTGTAAGAGTGCACATTCCGTTCTAAATAATATGAATATGCTCACATCTGCAACACCAAACCTCATTTTAGTTATACTTGTTCCCTATcatagaaaatatatttttgtttcagggACTGATGTtggtttctttattttgtttcaggGAAGATTTGTTAGAAGGCCACATTCTAGCACAAACGTTCAAAGACAAAAGGAAATATGATGATTTTCCCCTTGGATCATGGCCATAGGACACTTTCtggccccctctctctctttctacccttttccctttgttttgttaattaattaagtaattagtTCTCctgttttgttaattattttgacTTTTGTGTTTCTCACACTAGCAAAGAAGCCAAAGAGATGAAGACTAGACTAGTTACTTTTTTATGGGTAAAGAGATTTTGTTGTAGGAGGCACAAGTAGCACATAAATCAAGTTATTTTAGTTGAAATTATTTTGGGTTGTTATCTTCGATGATagagttttgttttttatatgcGTATTCATATTTCTATTGAAAAGTTAGATTTGCATTCCAACTATTTTTACAAATGACTCATAATCAATCtgtatagttttcatgttggcTTCTCAATGAAATGTTGGTTTTTATAAGTCATGTTGGCTTCTCAATGAAATGAGGAGGAGTTTCTCCTCAAGTTATGAAATTTTATGAAGTGAAGGGAAGGCCAACCTCGTTTGTTGTAATCACGTGCactattttggtttcaattgCCATCCTGCATTCCACTCACAATTATCTTAGCTTTTAATATTCAAAATGCACAATGGTTTGCTAATTAGAGCAAGATATATTTCTCTATCGTGTTAATCTAGCCATAAAAATACACTAACATATAATGACCTTAATTAAAAGCAAATCTATCATTATAAAATATAGTTTTTAGGGATAAAATATAGTTCTTTGGGATAAAATAAGTAGTACAATTCATCGCTCATCAAGTGACTTAATATGTCTCAAAATATGCAGCTACTGCCTGTTTGTTTAATTATAGAAGTTTGGTTGTGAGGTTAAGTAGCACATAATGGAGTTATTTTTGTTGTAGTTTACTTGGGTTGCTCTCTTGTATATAATGGTTTCGGTTTTCATATGTGTATAATCTTTGTTTTGGAAAACTAGATCTCGAACCTTCACATTTCAACTGTTTTACATACCTCTTGTAGTGAATCCTAATATGTTTACTAACAAACTCGTAAGTAAGTGGTATCTCTCattcaattttgaaaacaatCGTGAAAGTTTGAATTGTCTTTCTCTACTCTAGGTGTTCAAGGCCCAATATGAGGTGGATTATAGTGTAAGACAGCTAGGTGCACTCTCTACACTGTTTGGTTTATCATAAAAATTCATGTTCcctatgttttgttttttttttttttgaacaaatgataatatctacactaagaggtgGAGAAGTAGGCTAAGTCTCACACTGGGCTTGTAAGACCCCACATctcccaggggagtggatcctctatgccttatatgtatattcccatctttacctagcacgaggccttttgggaacttattggcttcgggttccatcgaaactccaaagttaagcgagttctagcgagagcaatcctaggatgggtgacctactgggaagttctcgtgtgagttcccaaaaacaaaactgtgagggtgtggttgtggcccaaagcagacaatattgtgctacagtggagtcgagctcgggatgtggtgggtgCCTGGGcggggatatgacaatttggtatcagagccaatccctagctggaagtgtgtcgacgaggacgtcgggctgggctgaagtgtgccgacgaggacgtcgggcctctAAGGGGGTGGATTATAAGATcgcacatcgcccaggggagtggatcctctatgccttatatatatatatatatatatatatatatatatatatatatattcccatctctacctagcacaaggtcttttgggaactcagtggctttgggttccatcgaaactccgaagttaagcaagttcgggcgagagcattcccagaatggtgacctactgggaagttctcgtgtgagttcccaaaaataaaaccgtgatggcgtggttggggcccaaagcagacaatattgtgctacagtggagtttagcccaggatgtggtgggcgCCTGGGcggggatatgacaatttggtatcagagacAA from Pyrus communis chromosome 4, drPyrComm1.1, whole genome shotgun sequence harbors:
- the LOC137732062 gene encoding protein CHLOROPLAST IMPORT APPARATUS 2-like, whose protein sequence is MSSCLRGGGRTYAFELDIVKSPSTSTFTSTSSPSSTLSESSNSGLAISTRKPRTPRKRPNQTYNEAAALLSTAYPNIFSSKNFTNPRKFTKPHDSFFDQTPELLLPFRVIEAENAGFLLHLPIREKPSCQFEPKSLNSFEKPCRSPGEFDSQPNCNSDSMELCDVYNFQEEDFDAESILDEEIEEGIDSIMGSMSVNMDLEDESKNGGAQMNNSNPNWNSCYGYPMGLGFGGKFEFGFGSRRGVKPLRHVDNGNWWSFPTVDVLEISPRFNKSQSCSAPAPAAATAGKKKKKKVEKLSVLETRTAAELPKEANPIPKPPAEEEPGLMLKLDYDDVLNAWSDKASPFSEEMPGSDAAAGNDVSARLAHIDLFSDVGGLREASVLRYKEKRRTRLFSKKIRYQVRKANADRRPRMKGRFVRRPHSSTNVQRQKEI